A single region of the Fusarium fujikuroi IMI 58289 draft genome, chromosome FFUJ_chr05 genome encodes:
- a CDS encoding HET-6OR heterokaryon incompatibility protein (het-6OR allele) → MSQFQAFDYDSVELRTASTEIRLLDLYPSQGLVDSRLTGRLYATSIESPSPYIALSYVWGLGDKTQSIHIANLNDDEKHSIPITESLETALRHFRKPDEVITLWIDQICINQADNKEKGQQVAMMGRVYSSAAQVLVWLGPAQDGSDELMEAWQHIGQRAREFGLENYMNPQSYYLISALGRNKDPSDETAVSFQSLLASTVEAFTPLLKQMTLKRWFERPYFSRVWIIQEFCLCPDTIFVCGSRTIPVDFVKFAVLLLQTAIGNMPQGDYEHLQPREMPLERLSEVSSEPTARLFGCRSRHQKHKDDELYTLLRRLFVELETNATVHCDRIFALLGLAADAEKLGIQPNYEESTERILTQTARTLIEKSGRVDLLCYSQFPKLDELHLPSWVPDWRSNLSRSFYTINERMDKHLFAASGHDSVVEVVQDPSDNSDILGLRGYTVDVIEEVAEGDGWTDMSWDYERYLGYMAQIDELWQKSMCKSDSELTQLQKEEALWRVPIGDIYWTWEGDQQRAKPDVAKFHEQFLQELKLFGDMTRLAATGEDVSEKLLQWEEEHRGADTKHNYRESMRKMQGKRPFLTKVGYLGMGPMESRSGDVVVVFCGGRIPFVLRPLEGSSGRDEFLYVGEAYCDGIMDGEVTGKKKQIFWLN, encoded by the coding sequence ATGAGCCAATTCCAAGCCTTCGATTATGACTCAGTGGAACTGCGGACGGCATCAACCGAGATCAGGCTGCTAGATCTCTACCCCTCTCAGGGCTTGGTTGACAGCCGTCTGACCGGTCGTCTATACGCAACCTCCATTGAAAGCCCATCACCCTACATAGCTCTCTCGTATGTTTGGGGCTTAGGCGATAAAACTCAATCGATTCACATAGCGAAtttgaatgatgatgaaaagcaTTCCATACCCATCACGGAGTCGCTGGAGACGGCACTACGACATTTCCGCAAGCCAGACGAGGTGATAACGCTATGGATCGATCAGATCTGTATCAACCAGGcagataataaagaaaaaggccaGCAGGTCGCGATGATGGGCAGGGTCTACTCATCTGCAGCACAAGTGCTAGTATGGCTTGGTCCAGCTCAAGATGGCTCAGACGAGCTTATGGAAGCATGGCAACACATTGGGCAAAGGGCTCGGGAGTTTGGACTGGAGAACTACATGAACCCACAGAGCTATTACCTCATATCAGCATTGGGAAGAAACAAGGACCCTTCTGATGAGACTGCTGTGAGCTTCCAAAGCTTGTTAGCCAGTACTGTAGAGGCCTTTACTCCTTTGTTAAAGCAAATGACGTTGAAGAGATGGTTTGAGCGACCTTACTTTTCACGAGTCTGGATTATCCAGGAGTTTTGCTTATGCCCTGATACCATCTTCGTATGCGGATCCAGGACTATCCCCGTGGACTTTGTCAAATTTGCGGTCCTGCTGCTTCAAACCGCGATAGGTAACATGCCGCAGGGCGACTAtgagcatcttcaaccgCGAGAGATGCCTTTGGAGCGACTGTCCGAGGTATCTTCTGAACCAACAGCACGGCTGTTTGGGTGTCGTTCACGCCATCAGAAGCATAAAGACGACGAGCTGTACACGTTGCTGCGGAGGCTGttcgttgagcttgagacGAATGCGACTGTACATTGTGACCGCATCTTTGCCCTGCTTGGCCTCGCTGCCGACGCTGAGAAACTTGGAATCCAGCCAAACTATGAGGAAAGCACTGAACGCATCTTGACGCAGACGGCGCGCACGTTGATCGAAAAGAGTGGTCGTGTGGATCTTCTGTGCTACTCTCAGTTTCCGaaacttgatgagcttcattTACCGTCGTGGGTTCCCGACTGGCGATCCAACCTAAGCCGCTCGTTCTATACCATCAACGAGCGTATGGACAAACATCTTTTTGCTGCGTCCGGTCACGATAgtgttgttgaggttgtACAAGACCCCAGTGACAACTCGGATATTCTAGGACTTCGAGGCTATACTGTTGATGTGATCGAGGAAGTTGCCGAAGGTGATGGCTGGACGGACATGAGCTGGGACTACGAGAGATATCTTGGCTATATGGCCCAGATAGACGAGTTATGGCAGAAATCCATGTGTAAATCTGACAGCGAATTAACCCAACTTCAAAAGGAAGAGGCGCTATGGCGTGTGCCTATTGGAGACATCTACTGGACATGGGAAGGGGATCAGCAAAGAGCAAAACCGGATGTAGCAAAGTTCCATGAGCAGTTCCTACAAGAACTCAAGCTTTTTGGCGATATGACTAGACTCGCAGCTACAGGAGAAGACGTTTCAGAGAAACTCCTGCAGTGGGAGGAGGAACATCGTGGCGCAGATACGAAGCATAACTATCGTGAGAGTATGAGGAAGATGCAGGGCAAGCGGCCATTTCTCACAAAAGTGGGATATTTGGGTATGGGACCAATGGAGAGCAGGTCTGGtgatgtcgttgttgtcTTTTGCGGAGGACGAATTCCTTTTGTACTGCGGCCTTTGGAAGGGTCGAGCGGGCGTGATGAGTTCCTGTATGTCGGCGAGGCATACTGCGATGGTATAATGGACGGTGAAGTGACgggaaagaagaaacagattTTCTGGCTCAATTGA
- a CDS encoding related to cytochrome p450 gives MLFVWIAAIIAIAWLVLGPSSNTKGSGKPLPGPPGKPLVGNLFEIPQYHSWLKFKDWADTYGPIFRLNLAGRQHVVLSTEKIANDLLRERGSYYSSREFLPMASGIVSREMRPLLLPYNDLWRRGRKLMHQLTMPAAADSYQAVQDYESKKLLVSLLETPANYDKWFELYASGVVFRIGFGKWIETGDEPAVKRIIQVVHNLERVASPGAYLVDSMPFLNSLPEAVAPFKREGRRLHEEELSLFRELQYDVGRALKKGSDTQCFTRTFLENKAGYQLSDDEGAYVIGTLFEAGSGTTAAAMMSYCLAMCHFPEWQRKMQDELDEQVGDRMPEFEDIPKLPTVRAVIKEVLRWRPVTAGGFPHQLTKDDEYEGFSFKKGTIFHPNQWAIHRDPALYPDPDNFRPDRWLDPKFPTTYKEPLSKFPNLQNYSCFGFGRRICPGQNIAERSLHILTARVAWAGSVVKKRDANGAELPVPLYDYAIGFNTQPEHFDFDVVPRSQARHTVIKEYLKEARSKRPA, from the exons ATGCTTTTTGTATGGATAGCAGCCATTATAGCCATTGCTTGGCTGGTATTGGGTCCATCGTCCAACACCAAAGGCAGCGGGAAGCCTTTGCCTGGCCCACCAG GTAAGCCGTTGGTCGGAAACCTCTTTGAGATCCCCCAATACCACTCTTGGCTCAAGTTCAAAGACTGGGCCGACACGTACGGCCCGATCTTCCGCCTCAATCTCGCTGGACGGCAGCATGTCGTCTTGTCGACCGAGAAGATTGCCAACGATCTCCTGCGCGAACGAGGCAGTTACTATTCCTCACGCGAGTTTCTCCCCATGGCATCTGGAATTGTCTCGCGCGAGATGAGGCCATTGCTTCTCCCATATAATG ATCTATGGCGTCGAGGCCGCAAGCTGATGCATCAGTTGACCATGCCAGCCGCAGCTGACTCCTACCAAGCCGTCCAGGACTATGAGTCCAAGAAGCTGCTCGTATCGCTGCTCGAGACACCTGCCAACTACGACAAGTGGTTCGAGCTGTACGCCTCGGGGGTTGTTTTCAGAATTGGATTCGGCAAGTGGATAGAAACGGGCGACGAGCCCGCTGTCAAGCGAATTATCCAAGTTGTCCATAATCTGGAGCGAGTCGCATCACCTGGAGCCTACTTGGTTGACTCGATGCCATTCCTGAACAGCTTGCCAGAAGCGGTAGCCCCCTTCAAGAGGGAGGGGCGAAGGCTACATGAGGAGGAACTGAGCCTCTTTAGAGAGCTTCAGTATGATGTGGGCCGCGCATTGAAGAAGGGCTCTGACACCCAGTGTTTCACACGTACATTCCTCGAGAACAAGGCCGGCTATCAGCTTTCGGATGACGAGGGGGCCTACGTGATCGGCACCTTGTTCGAGGCTGGGAGCGGCACCACGGCTGCGGCTATGATGTCGTACTGTCTCGCCATGTGCCACTTCCCAGAGTGGCAGAGAAAGATgcaagatgagcttgatgaacAGGTGGGTGACCGCATGCCCGAGTTTGAGGATATACCGAAGCTCCCGACGGTGCGTGCCGTTATCAAGGAGGTGCTGCGGTGGCGCCCTGTCACAGCAGGTGGGTTTCCTCACCAGCTGACCAAGGACGACGAGTACGAGGGGTTTTCCTTCAAAAAGGGGACTATATTCCATCCCAACCAATG GGCTATCCACCGAGACCCGGCACTGTACCCTGACCCTGACAACTTCAGACCGGACAGATGGCTGGACCCAAAGTTCCCAACCACTTACAAAGAACCGCTGTCCAAGTTCCCCAACCTGCAGAACTATAGCTGTTTTGGATTCGGGCGGCGGATCTGTCCAGGACAGAACATCGCCGAGCGGTCTCTTCACATCTTGACGGCTCGGGTCGCCTGGGCTGGCAGCgttgtgaagaagagggacgCGAACGGAGCGGAGCTGCCGGTGCCGCTTTATGACTACGCCATAGGGTTCAACACCCAACCGGAacactttgactttgacgtGGTTCCACGTTCACAGGCGAGACATACGGTCATTAAAGAATATCTGAAGGAAGCAAGGTCTAAACGGCCAGCGTAA
- a CDS encoding related to RTM1 protein, whose translation MPYVLQSLLLLLSPTMLAASIYMSLGRLIKSLEADSYSLVLIEFLTKTFVIGDVISFLAQSADNMLAKAKFKGDQKMGQNIIIVGLAVQIYFFAFFITILHIFHRQITANPTSKSLSSISPWKQFVLVLYVDSGLIMIRSLFRLVEYITGSNGALQSTETYIYVFDASMIFVTVALFDLVHPGRAIRTPREPIQTFHICNDLASIPLQNKSHLSPSIVQQPFTMSDRHHYRYLQEHPMAQHPPQNHTDSLDQYNYPSYSISPGRFHGQV comes from the exons ATGCCTTATGTCCTCCAAAGTCTACTTCTACTCCTCAGTCCGACCATGTTGGCAGCTTCTATCTATATGTCACTTGGAAGACTCATCAAATCCCTCGAGGCCGACTCTTACTCACTGGTCCTGATTGAATTTTTGACAAAGACCTTTGTTATTGGTGATGTTATTTCCTTTCTGGCACAGTCTGCGGATAA TAtgctggccaaggccaaATTCAAGGGTGACCAGAAGATGGGacagaacatcatcatcgttggCCTTGCTGTCCAAATCTACTTCTTCgcattcttcatcaccatTCTTCATATCTTCCATCGCCAAATTACGGCCAATCCGACCAGCAAAAGTCTTTCTTCAATCTCCCCCTGGAAACAATTTGTCCTCGTTCTCTACGTTGATAGTGGTCTGATCATGATCCGATCTCTTTTCCGTTTGGTTGAGTACATCACCGGATCGAACGGCGCATTGCAGTCAACTGAAACATATATTTATGTGTTTGACGCTTCGATGATCTTCGTCACCGTTGCTCTTTTCGATCTTGTTCACCCGGGACGAGCGATAAGAACTCCTAGAGAACCGATACAGACGTTTCATATATGCAATGACTTAGCAAGCATTCCTTTACAAAACAAGAGCCACTTGTCGCCTTCCATTGTCCAGCAACCTTTCACCATGTCCGACCGTCATCACTATCGCTATCTACAAGAACATCCAATGGCTCAGCACCCCCCTCAAAATCATACAGACTCCCTTGACCAGTACAACTACCCCTCCTACTCAATTTCACCTGGTCGATTTCACGGTCAGGTTTGA
- a CDS encoding related to tol protein, giving the protein MLDIEYLRGRGQEIESHLEENFDSAEFLPCTKIDQFLGRNAVELALKASGLNDREDLVNFVLQPARAKRIFLILLYMSEEREKLSFLANFLKQKLTDASLPVKKSQLGSIFTSNNDRTLFCKYQHMVTSPEFGKDKFRSKLHTDTILPYLKSHNPSGRGFFGEVSRMDIHPSHIPEDVRLTLGGTASIAVKTANNHDQIAKFFEQEATALERLKNHNSPNLVQPIAAYEYKNQKCLVFPWAHGGDLYKFWEAYQEKTVDLEWIISQFTGLCSVLNDLHKINCRHGDLKPDNILWYRDKDGLGTLKIADLGLAAFHIKDTGNRRGIQTMTPTGTARYEPPETAENKTGERSRMYDIWSMGCIMLELLIWLTQGIYAVDKLGTVTDYFWKRDDKSHRYEIHPEVRKSIEELYKHEAVQGNQTYSDLLTLVTNGLLVVSLQSDANQGAHRYEASKLYEQMLVIDNNYQGNGSVQPSQARSMTGRHRQERHSQNQASQLYDVWQSTSHNQFAAQFLSLVGWDNVRPDSNLALNNLCARCSSIKTTPLFSSTLPVEIQANCDLCSMLSIALDKQGIAWLEGVRIQQKDGAIGVLDAPYLLSVYSEPGQSVPHGARLGLPQLPDQGGTGQFLLLKEWARVCSLEHEKCRSGKDQIVKAMPTRLISVQEPVHLLDSSSIDPTDYIALSHCWGKLTEDQKFCTYKRNITQLRTKIDTDRLPKTFRDAIVVTRGMGIQYLWIDSLCIIQDDDIDWEQEAGKMEQVFSGAYCTISATAAKSSLDGFLSDRSPRPYVHLDTKDGRLWICPAIDDFRQDVDAAEISTRGWVLQERLLSRRTIHFTSNQVYWECGEGVCCETLGHLENPRAALTSDANFPSSVLKLYRDGRQMLIQDLHERYTRLNLTVSTDRSVAILGLETRLARALETQTAYGLFDTYFARGLLWKRGQESSMPIIPYQEDKRVPSWSWFHRKGVIEYMDLKYDRVDWMSGNFNNPFTTQQHGGSRQQATSEAPKCSHVLKAKAKSIKTDGTSLSEHIVFDDEKFDLDKVKCVTIGSDKIGGGRIHVLLITVFGAPEENKYKRVGVMSLRPTSVDGEGLWVDIY; this is encoded by the exons ATGCTCGACATCGAATATCTTAGAGGCCGCGGCCAAGAAATCGAAAGTCACTTGGAAGAAAACTTTGACAGCGCCGAGTTCCTCCCTTGCACCAAAATTGACCAGTTTTTGGGAAGAAATGCTGTCGAATTAGCCCTCAAAGCCTCGGGCCTCAACGATAGGGAAGACCTTGTGAATTTTGTCCTCCAGCCTGCCAGGGCTAAGCGCATATTTCTTATCCTCCTATATATGTCGGAGGAAAGGGAGAAGCTATCTTTCCTTGCAAATTTCCTAAAGCAAAAATTGACCGACGCTTCGCTACCAGTCAAGAAAAGCCAACTTGGTTCGATCTTCACATCCAATAACGATCGAACCCTTTTTTGCAAATATCAGCACATGGTGACATCACCAGAATTTGGCAAAGACAAGTTTCGATCGAAGCTTCATACCGACACGATTCTGCCTTATCTCAAGAGCCATAATCCATCGGGTCGCGGATTTTTTGGTGAAGTATCTCGCATGGATATTCACCCATCGCACATCCCGGAAGACGTTAGA TTAACTCTCGGGGGAACTGCCTCTATCGCTGTAAAAACAGCAAATAATCATGATCAAATCGCCAAATTCTTTGAACAGGAAGCAACAGCTCTGGAGAGATTAAAGAATCATAACTCGCCAAACCTGGTACAGCCAATTGCTGCCTATGAATACAAGAACCAAAAATGTCTCGTCTTCCCTTGGGCACATGGCGGAGATCTCTACAAGTTTTGGGAAGCCTATCAAGAAAAAACGGTTGATCTTGAATGGATCATCTCACAGTTCACTGGGCTTTGTTCCGTACTCAATGATCTCCATAAGATTAATTGTAGGCATGGAGATTTGAAGCCCGACAATATCCTTTGGTACAGGGATAAGGATGGATTGGGGACCCTGAAGATCGCTGATTTGGGCCTAGCCGCCTTTCATATTAAAGACACTGGAAATCGAAGAGGCATACAGACTATGACTCCGACAGGAACAGCGCGATATGAACCACCTGAAACAGCAGAAAATAAGACTGGTGAACGATCACGGATGTACGACATCTGGTCAATGGGTTGCATTATGCTGGAGCTGCTGATATGGCTCACCCAAGGCATATACGCCGTTGACAAACTCGGAACGGTAACAGATTACTTCTGGAAACGCGACGACAAGTCTCATAGGTATGAGATTCATCCTGAGGTGAGAAAATCCATTGAGGAACTGTATAAGCATGAAGCTGTCCAGGGAAACCAAACATACAGTGATCTCTTGACACTCGTGACAAATGGGCTACTGGTGGTCTCTTTACAGTCGGATGCCAACCAAGGTGCACATCGATACGAGGCATCCAAACTCTACGAGCAGATGCTCGTAATCGATAACAATTATCAAGGCAATGGCTCAGTGCAACCAAGTCAAGCGAGGTCCATGACAGGCCGACACAGGCAAGAACGTCACAGCCAAAAC CAAGCGAGCCAACTTTATGACGTTTGGCAGAGTACTTCGCACAATCAGTTCGCGGCACAGTTTCTCAGTTTGGTAGGCTGGGATAATGTAAGGCCCGATTCAAACTTAGCTCTAAACAATTTGTGTGCTCGATGTAGCAGCATTAAGACGACGCCGCTATTTTCTTCAACCCTTCCCGTCGAGATCCAAGCAAATTGCGATTTGTGTTCGATGCTGTCGATAGCATTGGACAAGCAAGGCATTGCATGGCTGGAAGGTGTTCGCATTCAACAGAAGGACGGCGCTATCGGTGTTCTTGATGCCCCCTATCTCCTCTCGGTTTACTCCGAACCAG gccaatCAGTACCCCACGGGGCGCGACTGGGCCTTCCCCAACTCCCAGATCAAGGTGGCACTGGGCAGTTCTTACTTCTGAAGGAATGGGCACGAGTGTGCAGCCTGGAGCATGAAAAGTGTCGCTCTGGGAAAGATCAAATTGTCAAGGCAATGCCAACACGACTCATCTCAGTCCAAGAACCCGTTCACCTTTTAGATTCTTCCTCTATTGATCCGACCGATTATATAGCACTAAGCCACTGTTGGGGGAAGTTAACGGAGGATCAGAAGTTCTGCACTTACAAGCGCAACATCACTCAGCTGAGAACGAAAATTGACACTGATCGACTACCAAAAACATTCCGAGATGCCATCGTTGTCACTCGAGGAATGGGTATACAATATCTCTGGATAGACTCTTTGTGTATCATccaggatgatgatatcgactgGGAGCAAGAGGCTGGGAAAATGGAACAAGTGTTCAGTGGCGCTTACTGTACCATCAGTGCCACAGCAGCTAAGTCATCACTCGATGGTTTCCTCAGCGACCGTTCGCCGCGTCCCTATGTACATCTAGATACGAAAGATGGTAGGCTCTGGATCTGCCCTGCCATCGATGACTTTCGCCAAGATGTGGATGCTGCTGAGATCAGTACTCGGGGCTGGGTGCTACAAGAAAGACTACTCTCACGCCGTACTATTCACTTTACGTCAAACCAAGTCTACTGGGAGTGTGGCGAAGGTGTGTGCTGCGAGACTCTTGGACACCTTGAAAA CCCGAGGGCCGCTTTGACCAGCGACGCCAACTTTCCTAGTTCTGTCCTTAAACTCTATCGCGATGGGAGGCAGATGTTGATACAAGACCTACACGAGAGGTATACTAGACTCAATTTAACAGTGTCAACAGACCGCTCTGTAGCTATTCTGGGTCTCGAGACACGCTTGGCACGAGCATTGGAAACTCAGACGGCATATGGTCTATTTGACACCTACTTCGCCCGAGGTCTCCTCTGGAAACGCGGTCAAGAATCGTCTATGCCAATCATTCCATACCAGGAAGATAAACGAGTTCCGAGTTGGTCATGGTTCCACCGGAAAGGCGTCATCGAGTACATGGATTTGAAATACGACAGGGTTGATTGGATGTCGGGCAATTTCAACAACCCTTTCACAACTCAGCAGCATGGAGGGTCTCGACAACAGGCAACCTCAGAGGCTCCAAAATGCAGCCATGTCCTCAAAGCAAAGGCAAAATCCATTAAAACAGATGGTACCAGTCTGTCAGAGCAcattgtctttgatgatgaaaagttCGACCTCGACAAGGTGAAGTGCGTAACGATTGGATCTGATAAGATCGGCGGCGGAAGAATTCATGTGCTTCTCATAACTGTCTTTGGTGCTCCTGAGGAGAATAAGTATAAGAGGGTGGGGGTCATGTCGCTGAGGCCAACAAGTGTAGATGGCGAGGGATTGTGGGTTGatatctattaa
- a CDS encoding related to RF2 protein, with translation MLVNTSILTLLMAAFAAASPITESSSTLTKRKSVNDCGDSSFENHSSGGSPQVADCQQIARNIAGGGTWTVGAGGEHHQLVQYGTCAFGAQGAGSNMNAAHIGNQDIIDLINSSIEKFQWEGKVGAAGVMGCQSLTGLVGGVNMRWGIYHT, from the coding sequence ATGctcgtcaacaccagcatcctCACCCTCCTCATGGCAGCCTTTGCCGCAGCCTCTCCCATCACAGAGTCATCTTCTACCCTCACCAAGCGCAAGTCAGTCAACGATTGCGGTGACTCCAGCTTTGAGAACCACTCCTCCGGAGGCTCTCCCCAAGTCGCCGACTGCCAGCAAATCGCCCGCAACATCGCTGGTGGCGGCACCTGGACCGTCGGTGCTGGTGGCGAGCACCACCAGCTGGTCCAGTACGGAACCTGTGCTTTCGGCGCACAGGGCGCTGGATCAAACATGAACGCCGCCCATATCGGAAATCAGGACATCATTGATCTGATCAACAGCTCTATTGAGAAGTTTCAGTGGGAAGGAAAGGTTGGCGCTGCTGGTGTGATGGGATGCCAGAGTCTTACTGGACTGGTTGGGGGAGTTAACATGCGATGGGGTATCTACCATACTTGA